Proteins encoded in a region of the Vicinamibacterales bacterium genome:
- a CDS encoding ABC transporter permease produces MLSQIVAVSAVNFRSLRQRLGSSTVAIIGIAGVVVVFLGVLSIAEGFRAAMAGVGDPQTVIVMRAGSDTEMTSGLSGDTARLIMDTPGIARNERGPVASPELFVIVGHPTKKDPSDANVPLRGVSSAALQVRPEIRIVEGRMFTEGTNEIVVGRAASRQFANLDVGSQTRWGQNNWKVVGIFEANGSAAESEIWCDARVLQPAYQRGNSYQSVYVRLESPEGFQAFKDALTSNPQLSVTAIREPDYFAAQSDVLNSIITTIGFLIAGLMGIGAVFGAVNTMYTAVASRTREIATLRALGFGNFPVVFSVLSEAVILSLVGGVIGGLLAWIAFDGYQTSTMNFQSFSQVAFAFAVTPKLLGTALVYALLMGLVGGMLPAIRAARLPVVTALREL; encoded by the coding sequence ATGCTCTCTCAGATCGTCGCGGTCTCCGCCGTCAACTTCCGATCGCTGCGGCAGCGGCTCGGGTCGTCGACCGTCGCCATCATCGGCATCGCCGGCGTGGTGGTGGTGTTCCTCGGCGTGCTGTCGATCGCCGAGGGATTCCGCGCCGCGATGGCGGGGGTCGGCGATCCGCAGACGGTCATCGTGATGCGCGCGGGCAGCGACACCGAGATGACCAGCGGGCTCAGCGGCGACACCGCCCGGCTGATCATGGACACGCCGGGAATCGCGCGCAACGAGCGCGGGCCCGTCGCCTCCCCCGAGCTGTTCGTGATCGTCGGGCACCCGACGAAGAAGGACCCGAGCGACGCCAACGTGCCGCTGCGCGGCGTGTCGAGCGCGGCGCTGCAGGTGCGCCCGGAGATCCGCATCGTCGAAGGACGGATGTTCACCGAGGGCACCAACGAGATCGTCGTCGGGCGGGCGGCGTCGCGGCAGTTCGCCAATCTCGACGTCGGCTCGCAGACCCGGTGGGGGCAGAACAACTGGAAGGTCGTCGGCATCTTCGAAGCGAACGGCAGCGCCGCCGAGTCGGAGATCTGGTGCGACGCGAGAGTGCTGCAGCCGGCGTATCAGCGCGGCAACAGCTACCAGTCGGTCTACGTCCGGCTCGAAAGCCCTGAGGGCTTCCAGGCGTTCAAGGACGCGCTGACGTCCAACCCGCAGCTCTCGGTGACGGCGATCCGCGAGCCCGATTACTTCGCGGCGCAGTCCGACGTGCTGAACAGCATCATCACGACGATCGGTTTCCTCATCGCCGGACTGATGGGCATCGGCGCCGTGTTCGGCGCGGTGAACACGATGTACACCGCGGTCGCGAGCCGCACGCGCGAGATCGCGACGCTGCGCGCCCTCGGCTTCGGCAATTTCCCCGTCGTGTTTTCGGTGCTCAGCGAGGCGGTGATCCTCAGCCTGGTGGGGGGCGTGATCGGGGGTCTGCTCGCCTGGATCGCCTTCGACGGCTACCAGACGTCGACGATGAACTTCCAGTCGTTCAGCCAGGTGGCGTTCGCGTTCGCGGTCACGCCGAAACTGCTCGGCACCGCGCTCGTCTACGCGCTGCTGATGGGCCTGGTCGGCGGGATGCTGCCGGCGATCCGCGCCGCTCGACTCCCGGTCGTAACGGCGCTTCGAGAGCTGTGA
- a CDS encoding MBL fold metallo-hydrolase, which produces MPVLATGLDYVDLNFLGRPGIIATAILHGSAGVALVDPGPTTSLGQLTTELTRKGIRFEDVRQVLVTHIHLDHAGAVGSIVEKHPHVEVVVHDRGAPHLADPAKLLSSAGRLYGQDMELLWGEVKAVDPARLKAVSGGETLTIAGREVKIAYTPGHASHHVSYLDTASGVAFVGDTAGIRRGAGTYVMPPTPPPDIDIEAWHESEKKILAWDPDTLFLTHFGPSQGARQHLQAMFGNLSDWSRIVRRLVADESRPEDERQAAFVNEVFADIRRQVGDQEAENYIRAGGLVYSWQGLARYWRKRTA; this is translated from the coding sequence GTGCCCGTCCTTGCCACCGGCCTCGACTACGTCGACCTCAACTTCCTCGGCCGCCCCGGCATCATCGCCACCGCAATTCTGCACGGCTCTGCCGGCGTCGCCCTCGTCGATCCGGGACCCACCACATCGCTCGGGCAGCTGACCACCGAGCTGACGCGGAAGGGGATACGCTTCGAAGACGTGCGCCAGGTCCTGGTGACGCACATTCACCTCGACCATGCGGGCGCCGTCGGATCCATCGTCGAAAAGCATCCGCACGTCGAGGTGGTGGTTCACGACCGCGGCGCGCCGCACCTCGCGGATCCCGCGAAGCTCCTCAGCAGCGCCGGCCGGCTGTACGGGCAGGACATGGAGCTGCTCTGGGGAGAGGTGAAGGCCGTCGACCCGGCGCGGTTGAAGGCCGTCAGCGGCGGCGAGACGCTCACCATCGCCGGACGGGAGGTCAAAATCGCCTATACGCCGGGGCACGCCTCGCATCACGTGTCGTACCTCGACACCGCGTCGGGCGTCGCGTTCGTGGGCGATACCGCAGGGATTCGGCGCGGCGCCGGCACTTACGTGATGCCGCCGACGCCCCCGCCCGACATCGACATCGAGGCGTGGCACGAGAGTGAGAAAAAAATCCTCGCGTGGGACCCGGACACCCTGTTTCTGACCCACTTCGGTCCGTCGCAGGGGGCACGCCAGCACCTGCAGGCGATGTTCGGGAACCTCTCCGACTGGAGCCGGATCGTCCGGCGGCTCGTCGCTGATGAGTCGCGGCCGGAAGACGAGCGGCAGGCTGCGTTTGTGAACGAGGTGTTCGCGGACATCCGCCGCCAGGTCGGCGACCAGGAAGCGGAGAACTACATCAGGGCCGGCGGGCTCGTCTATTCGTGGCAGGGCCTCGCGCGCTACTGGCGAAAGAGGACCGCGTAG
- a CDS encoding acido-empty-quinoprotein group A, whose product MTIKKLLLAAAVALAPLAVGSVAVEGQGRGIEPKELLKPLGEWWTSYSGDYTGRRYSALADINRLTVKNLTLAWVANLNPSPLASGGGRGGGGRGGGGGGANLIVGGPGPGDIVPGSSGIKGTPLLVDGTLYVTMPDNVWAMDARDGRVLWQYYWKTRGGTHIANRGVGMWNGYLYTVTPDNYLVSLDAKTGRERWNKEIADFSQQYFSTTAPLVVDNHVIVGVGNDLDTPGFLQSFNAETGALEWKFYTVPMEPGDPGLDTWENLDAARHGGGMPWLPGVFDPETRLYIFGTGNPIPAYTVGRGEGDNLFTCSLIAVNVDTGKMAWYFQTSPHDMHDWDSAQTPILIDGMVNGRKRKLVSTAARNGYFFTLDRVTGEHVVTSKYGLATNWAKEVDARGSVRRNPVKDPAIPGALVSPTAGGTVNWEPPAYSPQTGLFYVSERNTYSIFYLTDPHPRGSMGLGGKEEIQVGSAGSYLTAIDYRNGKIVWRHRYPIGNGGGGGVLTTAGGLVFAGDAGGNLVAHDARTGKPLWHTRIGQVTNAPITYKVDGRQYLLVATGETLYAFVMY is encoded by the coding sequence ATGACGATCAAGAAGCTGCTGCTCGCCGCGGCGGTTGCGCTCGCACCGCTCGCCGTTGGCTCCGTCGCGGTGGAAGGGCAGGGGCGCGGCATCGAACCGAAGGAGCTTCTCAAGCCGCTCGGCGAATGGTGGACGAGCTACTCGGGGGACTACACGGGACGCCGGTACAGCGCGCTCGCCGACATCAACCGGCTCACGGTGAAGAACCTCACGCTGGCCTGGGTGGCCAATCTCAATCCAAGTCCGCTCGCATCGGGCGGCGGCCGCGGCGGCGGAGGCCGCGGCGGCGGTGGCGGCGGCGCCAATCTGATCGTGGGCGGTCCGGGCCCCGGCGACATCGTCCCCGGCAGCTCGGGGATCAAGGGCACGCCGCTTCTCGTCGACGGCACGCTCTACGTGACCATGCCGGACAACGTCTGGGCGATGGACGCGCGGGACGGCCGCGTGCTCTGGCAGTACTACTGGAAGACCCGCGGCGGCACCCACATCGCCAACCGCGGCGTCGGCATGTGGAACGGCTATCTCTACACGGTGACGCCGGACAACTACCTCGTTTCGCTCGACGCGAAGACCGGACGGGAGCGCTGGAACAAGGAAATCGCCGACTTCAGCCAGCAGTACTTCTCGACGACCGCGCCGCTCGTCGTCGACAACCATGTGATCGTGGGGGTCGGGAACGATCTCGACACGCCGGGCTTTCTGCAGTCGTTCAACGCCGAAACCGGCGCCCTCGAATGGAAGTTCTACACCGTGCCGATGGAGCCGGGGGATCCCGGGCTCGACACCTGGGAGAATCTCGACGCCGCGCGGCACGGCGGCGGCATGCCGTGGCTGCCGGGCGTGTTCGACCCCGAGACCAGGCTGTACATCTTCGGCACCGGCAACCCCATTCCCGCCTACACGGTCGGCCGCGGCGAGGGGGACAACCTCTTCACCTGCTCGCTGATCGCGGTCAACGTCGACACCGGAAAAATGGCCTGGTACTTCCAGACCTCGCCGCACGACATGCACGACTGGGATTCGGCGCAGACGCCGATTCTGATCGACGGCATGGTCAACGGCCGCAAGCGGAAGCTGGTGTCGACAGCGGCCCGCAACGGCTACTTCTTCACCCTCGATCGCGTCACCGGCGAGCACGTCGTCACCAGCAAGTACGGCCTGGCGACGAACTGGGCGAAGGAAGTGGACGCGAGGGGCTCGGTGCGGCGCAATCCCGTCAAGGATCCGGCGATCCCCGGCGCGCTCGTCTCGCCGACCGCGGGCGGGACGGTGAACTGGGAGCCGCCGGCCTACTCGCCACAGACCGGCCTGTTCTACGTCTCCGAGCGCAACACCTATTCGATCTTCTATCTCACCGATCCCCACCCGCGGGGCTCGATGGGGCTGGGCGGCAAGGAAGAGATCCAGGTCGGGTCGGCGGGCAGTTACCTGACCGCGATTGACTACCGCAACGGGAAGATCGTGTGGCGGCACCGGTATCCGATCGGCAACGGCGGCGGCGGAGGAGTGCTGACGACCGCCGGCGGTCTGGTGTTCGCCGGCGACGCCGGCGGCAATCTCGTCGCGCATGACGCGCGCACCGGCAAGCCCTTGTGGCACACCCGGATCGGGCAGGTCACGAACGCGCCGATCACCTACAAGGTCGACGGCCGCCAGTACCTGCTCGTGGCGACCGGAGAGACGCTGTATGCGTTCGTGATGTACTGA
- a CDS encoding c-type cytochrome: MPIRLAKLAHVVAASGLVASMLVVARADSQNPAPPPPPAQPPAGTPPQGGAQQPQPPAGRGQGRGARPESFPAQQRPPGDPALITRGKTLFDATCAFCHGKDMRGGENGGPNLLRSEVTLTDTAGEKIAPIVRGARADKGMPPIQMSDDDIRAVAEYIHSTLALSPRQGMPPPGEEPVVLDIVVGDVAEGEKYFAAKCSACHSTAGDLQGIASRITDPKTLQNTWVSGGAAGGRGRGTGPAGASANGRAVTATVVTASGEKVEGRLLRLDDFYVAIAQPDGTVRSFTRRDGTPKLELKDPLEGHRKLLAELTDKNMHDVTAYLVTLK; the protein is encoded by the coding sequence ATGCCGATCAGACTCGCCAAGCTTGCCCATGTCGTTGCCGCCTCGGGACTCGTTGCCAGCATGCTGGTCGTCGCGCGCGCAGACTCGCAGAATCCGGCGCCGCCGCCGCCGCCGGCCCAGCCTCCCGCCGGCACGCCGCCGCAGGGAGGCGCGCAGCAGCCGCAGCCGCCGGCCGGGCGGGGGCAAGGGCGCGGGGCGCGTCCCGAATCGTTCCCGGCGCAGCAGCGTCCGCCCGGCGACCCCGCCCTGATCACGCGCGGCAAGACGCTGTTCGACGCGACCTGCGCGTTCTGCCACGGCAAGGACATGCGGGGGGGAGAGAACGGCGGCCCCAACCTGCTCCGCTCGGAAGTGACGTTGACCGACACCGCGGGCGAGAAGATCGCGCCGATCGTCCGCGGCGCGCGCGCCGACAAGGGAATGCCGCCGATCCAGATGAGCGACGACGACATCCGTGCCGTCGCCGAGTACATCCACAGCACGCTGGCGCTGTCGCCGCGGCAGGGCATGCCGCCGCCCGGCGAGGAACCGGTGGTCCTCGACATCGTCGTCGGCGACGTCGCCGAAGGGGAGAAGTACTTCGCCGCGAAGTGCAGCGCGTGCCACTCGACGGCCGGCGACCTGCAGGGGATCGCGAGCCGCATTACCGACCCGAAGACCCTGCAGAACACGTGGGTGTCGGGCGGCGCAGCCGGCGGCCGCGGCCGCGGTACGGGTCCGGCGGGCGCGAGCGCGAACGGGCGCGCGGTAACCGCTACGGTGGTGACCGCGTCCGGTGAAAAGGTCGAAGGGCGGCTGCTCCGCCTCGACGATTTCTACGTCGCGATCGCGCAGCCGGACGGCACGGTCCGCAGCTTCACGCGCCGTGACGGGACCCCGAAGCTCGAGCTGAAGGATCCGCTGGAAGGGCATCGCAAGCTGCTCGCCGAGCTCACCGACAAGAACATGCACGACGTGACCGCGTACCTCGTGACGCTCAAATGA
- a CDS encoding TIM barrel protein — translation MKAFEPKFMKVGVLTAALQELTPREVRDPDPDRAIEDWAQFAREIGADYMQLSAALHPTETDIPPEAMLDPVANTLDLRKPFDKDRARRVTKALDASGIGLSDVGYFDNMLHHDPEVRKKKHDFMRRVFEAATLLGVNAVCGFVGRNQRHSMDENLVDFEEHFVPLLQDAKSRGLTFRVEQCPMPGWTTGDNFHNNIAYTPGTWIALHRICEKHGVGDQFRIHYDPSHAILMGQDTRSIFQYLKDAGYNFLIGGFHVKGQVIDAKGVSAWGYGGQTVERGDWVNGKASENPADQVNAWKKQTVLCEHELPGTARHDPLAYLQNRTVDWLDHQLAARELLQLDVKNTHLVVEHEFPPARIQDRQRVTPILQGSMAFVRRIDEAAACMYALQHEVLAAQGLKAQGIGRQAYRS, via the coding sequence ATGAAGGCATTCGAGCCCAAGTTCATGAAGGTCGGCGTCCTCACTGCGGCACTGCAGGAGCTGACGCCGCGCGAGGTTCGCGATCCGGATCCCGATCGGGCGATCGAGGACTGGGCGCAGTTCGCGCGCGAGATCGGCGCGGACTACATGCAGCTGTCGGCGGCGCTGCATCCGACCGAGACGGACATCCCGCCCGAGGCGATGCTCGATCCGGTGGCGAATACGCTCGACCTGCGGAAGCCCTTCGACAAGGATCGCGCCCGCCGCGTGACCAAGGCGCTGGACGCGAGCGGCATCGGGCTGTCGGATGTCGGCTACTTCGACAATATGCTGCACCACGACCCCGAGGTGCGGAAGAAGAAGCACGACTTCATGCGGCGCGTCTTCGAGGCGGCGACGCTGCTGGGCGTGAACGCGGTCTGCGGGTTCGTCGGCCGCAATCAGCGGCACAGCATGGACGAGAACCTCGTCGATTTCGAGGAACACTTCGTTCCGCTGCTCCAGGACGCCAAGTCGCGCGGCCTCACGTTCAGGGTCGAGCAGTGTCCGATGCCGGGCTGGACGACGGGAGACAACTTCCACAACAACATCGCCTACACGCCCGGCACCTGGATCGCGCTGCATCGTATCTGCGAGAAGCACGGCGTCGGCGACCAGTTCCGCATCCACTACGATCCGTCGCATGCGATCCTCATGGGCCAGGACACGCGGTCCATTTTTCAATACCTGAAGGACGCGGGGTACAACTTCCTCATCGGCGGCTTCCACGTGAAGGGGCAGGTCATCGATGCGAAGGGGGTGTCCGCCTGGGGCTACGGCGGCCAGACCGTCGAGCGCGGCGACTGGGTGAACGGCAAGGCGTCCGAGAATCCGGCCGATCAGGTGAACGCCTGGAAGAAGCAGACCGTGCTCTGCGAGCACGAGCTGCCCGGCACGGCGCGCCACGATCCGCTGGCGTACCTGCAGAACCGCACCGTCGACTGGCTGGATCATCAGCTCGCCGCGCGCGAACTGCTGCAGCTCGACGTCAAGAACACGCACCTGGTGGTCGAGCACGAGTTCCCGCCCGCCCGCATCCAGGATCGCCAGCGCGTGACGCCGATCCTCCAGGGCTCGATGGCCTTCGTGCGGCGCATCGACGAGGCCGCGGCCTGCATGTACGCGCTGCAGCACGAAGTGCTCGCGGCGCAGGGACTCAAGGCGCAGGGCATCGGGCGGCAGGCGTACCGGTCCTAG